One Setaria viridis chromosome 5, Setaria_viridis_v4.0, whole genome shotgun sequence genomic region harbors:
- the LOC117859320 gene encoding MFS18 protein: MARSAKMMAAAALLVLAVAAATTAEARNIKTAEKKDDAVVQPQTFPPFDRLGGGLPGAGGSSIPGFSMPGSGGLTPGFSLPGSGSIGSMPLFGGGGSPFSGFGGMPGSPAAGGSVPEHSNKP; the protein is encoded by the coding sequence ATGGCGAGGTCTGCgaagatgatggcggcggcggccctgctggtcctggcggtggcggcggcgacgacggccgagGCGAGGAACATCAAGACGGCGGAGAAGAAGGACGACGCGGTGGTGCAGCCGCAGACCTTCCCGCCCTTcgaccgcctcggcggcggcctccccggGGCCGGAGGCAGCAGCATCCCGGGGTTCTCCATgcccggcagcggcgggctcACCCCGGGCTTCAGCCTCCCCGGCTCCGGCAGCATCGGCAGCATGCCcctcttcggcggcggcggctcccccTTCAGCGGCTTCGGAGGCATGCccggctcccccgccgccggcggctccgtCCCCGAGCACTCCAACAAACCCTGA
- the LOC117855960 gene encoding LOW QUALITY PROTEIN: uncharacterized protein (The sequence of the model RefSeq protein was modified relative to this genomic sequence to represent the inferred CDS: inserted 1 base in 1 codon) has product MPRISSAAPDRCLELERVIAGRFSSGSIGLDDAVKLFDELLPLARPASVRAFNQLLTVVSRAKGRGSSTSALVVSLFNRMARASPTKVAPDLHTYTKIIGSFCSMGQLDFAFAGFGLILKKGFRVNAIVINQLLNGLCDAKRMGEAMDVLLRRMPEFGCTPNVVNYNTLLKGFCNEKRAQEALELLRMMADDGGGSCPPDVVAYNTVINGFFREGQLDKAYGLFHEMLDRGILPDVVTYTTVVDGLCKAGAVSRAKGVLQEMIHKGVKPNINTYNCLINGYCTSGQWEEVVRILKEMSTQGQRPNVVTCNLLLDYLCKNRNSTEARKIFDSMIGKGIQPDVTTYSILLNGYASKGDLADMHDLLDLMVADSISPNHQTFXIVFCAYAKGGMIDEPMHIFDQMRQQGLSPDVVNYGALIDVLCKLGKVDEAMLKFNQMTKEGVTPNIVVLNSLVYGLCTVNRWEMAEELFSEMLKQGIHPDATFFTTIMRNLCNEGRIMEAQSLVDLMVRVDVRPDVISYTTLIDGYCLAGRMEEAMKLLDVMVSAGLKPNVVAYNTLLCGYCRAGRIDDAFRFFREMLSNAVTPGVETYNTILHALFQSGRFSEAKELYLNMIKSGMQLDIYTCNIMLNGLCNNFVDDAFKMFQSLCSMDSQLNIITFNIMIDALLKSGRKEDAMGMFTAISAHGLVPDVVTYHLVTKNLIKEGLLEEFDNLFLAMGKSGCTPHSGMLNAIIRRLLDRGEIMKAGAYLSKIDEKNFSLEASTTSLLLSVLSREEYWQHAKSLPEKYHFFVGVDK; this is encoded by the exons ATGCCCCGCATCTCGAGCGCCGCCCCCGACCGGTGCCTGGAGCTGGAGCGCGTCATCGCCGGCCGCTTCAGCTCGGGAAGCATCGGCCTCGACGACGCCGTCAAGCTGTTCGATGAATTGCTCCCGCTAGCCCGGCCCGCCTCGGTTCGCGCCTTCAACCAGCTCCTCACCGTCGTCTCTCGCGCCAAGGGCAGGGGCTCCTCAACCTCTGCGCTCGTCGTCTCCCTCTTCAACCGGATGGCCCGTGCCTCCCCCACCAAGGTAGCTCCCGACCTGCACACCTACACCAAAATCATCGGCAGCTTCTGTAGCATGGGCCAACTGGATTTCGCTTTCGCTGGCTTTGGCCTCATACTTAAGAAGGGCTTTAGGGTGAATGCCATAGTCATAAATCAGCTTCTCAATGGTCTCTGTGACGCAAAGAGGATGGGTGAGGCCATGGATGTATTGCTCCGACGAATGCCCGAGTTTGGTTGCACGCCTAATGTCGTCAACTACAACACACTTCTCAAGGGTTTCTGCAATGAAAAGAGAGCTCAGGAGGCGCTGGAGCTGCTCCGCATGATGGCTGATGATGGAGGTGGTAGCTGCCCACCAGACGTGGTGGCGTACAACACTGTCATCAATGGCTTCTTTAGAGAGGGTCAGCTGGACAAAGCTTACGGCCTATTTCATGAAATGCTCGATCGGGGGATTTTGCCTGATGTTGTGACCTACACCACAGTCGTTGATGGTCTATGCAAAGCTGGAGCAGTTAGCAGGGCCAAGGGTGTCCTTCAGGAGATGATTCATAAAGGTGTTAAGCCAAACATTAACACATATAATTGTCTGATCAATGGATATTGCACTTCAGGACAATGGGAAGAGGTGGTTCGAATACTTAAAGAAATGTCCACACAGGGTCAGCGACCAAATGTTGTTACTTGTAATTTGCTGCTGGACTATCTTTGCAAGAATAGAAACAGCACAGAAGCTAGAAAGATTTTTGATTCTATGATTGGAAAGGGCATACAACCTGATGTAACTACCTATAGCATTCTGCTTAATGGGTATGCTTCGAAAGGAGATCTTGCTGATATGCATGATCTCTTAGATCTGATGGTAGCAGATAGTATTTCACCTAACCATCAAACCT ACATAGTTTTCTGTGCGTATGCTAAAGGTGGTATGATAGATGAGCCAATGCATATATTTGACCAGATGAGGCAGCAGGGGTTGAGTCCTGATGTAGTCAACTATGGAGCATTAATAGATGTACTTTGCAAGTTGGGAAAAGTGGATGAGGCCATGCTTAAATTCAATCAGATGACCAAGGAAGGGGTGACTCCTAATATCGTTGTTTTGAACTCACTAGTGTATGGACTGTGCACCGTCAACAGATGGGAGATGGCTGAGGAATTATTCTCTGAAATGCTGAAGCAAGGGATCCATCCTGATGCCACGTTCTTCACCACAATAATGCGTAACCTTTGCAATGAAGGACGGATCATGGAAGCTCAGAGTCTTGTTGACTTGATGGTACGTGTTGATGTGAGGCCTGATGTTATCTCATATACTACATTAATAGATGGCTACTGCTTAGCTGGTAGGATGGAGGAAGCTATGAAGCTACTTGATGTTATGGTCTCGGCTGGTTTGAAACCTAATGTTGTTGCCTATAATACTTTGCTTTGCGGCTACTGCAGAGCTGGCAGGATAGACGATGCATTTAGATTTTTCCGAGAAATGTTGAGCAATGCAGTTACGCCTGGAGTTGAAACTTACAACACGATACTGCATGCTTTATTTCAGTCTGGGAGATTTTCTGAAGCAAAGGAACTCTACCTCAATATGATCAAAAGTGGAATGCAGTTGGACATTTACACGTGCAACATAATGCTGAATGGGCTTTGCAATAATTTTGTTGATGACGCATTCAAAATGTTTCAGAGTCTATGTTCTATGGATTCTCAACTTAACATTATTACTTTCAACATTATGATTGATGCTTTGCTCAAAAGTGGCAGAAAGGAAGATGCCATGGGTATGTTCACTGCTATCTCAGCCCATGGTTTAGTTCCAGATGTTGTGACCTATCACTTAGTGACAAAAAATCTCATTAAAGAAGGGTTGCTAGAGGAGTTTGACAATCTGTTTTTGGCAATGGGAAAGAGTGGATGCACTCCACACTCAGGTATGCTAAATGCTATAATTAGGAGGCTGTTGGATAGAGGTGAGATAATGAAGGCCGGGGCTTACCTCTCCAAAATTGATGAGAAGAACTTCTCACTTGAGGCATCCACTACTTCCTTGCTACTATCAGTTCTCTCTAGGGAAGAGTATTGGCAACATGCGAAGTCCCTGCCTGAAAAGTACCATTTTTTTGTGGGTGTTGATAAATGA
- the LOC117854928 gene encoding NAC domain-containing protein 20 has protein sequence MRTMGDHQKQPQRMSDDILELPPGFRFNPRDEEIITFYLMPKVHHRNFTCIAIGEVDINKTEPWELLDKAKMKGEDLYFFYKKDRKYPSGSRANRATKAGYWKATGKDKEIHGATESEELSQLVGMKKTLVFYTGRAPDGAKTDWVMHEFRLEGINRHLYPTSSSSTSTTTMKSSASRDEWVVCRVFHKATGIKREPTLPPNNLDIVDGGIDQSSIPMPTPLQFPMLLDFMIDPIASYNSTTSASSSSVPPMACMGRVGLQMNNTLFGNPVDVALPMSFNHQMDMGAAGTFIDGVTEEHWDEQ, from the exons ATGCGAACCATGGGAGACCACCAGAAGCAACCGCAGAGGATGAGCGATGACATCTTGGAGCTACCTCCAGGGTTTCGCTTCAACCCCAGGGATGAAGAGATAATTACCTTCTACCTCATGCCCAAGGTGCACCATAGGAACTTTACCTGCATCGCCATTGGAGAGGTTGACATCAATAAGACTGAGCCATGGGAACTACTAG ACAAGGCGAAGATGAAGGGAGAGGACTTGTACTTCTTCTACAAGAAGGACCGCAAGTACCCATCGGGGTCGAGGGCAAACCGGGCCACTAAGGCTGGCTACTGGAAGGCCACCGGTAAGGATAAGGAGATCCACGGTGCCACAGAAAGTGAGGAGCTATCGCAACTCGTTGGCATGAAGAAGACACTCGTTTTCTACACGGGTAGGGCACCTGATGGTGCAAAGACCGACTGGGTCATGCACGAGTTCAGGCTCGAAGGCATCAATAGGCATCTCTACCCTACATCCAGCTCAtcaacctccaccaccaccatgaaATCTTCTGCTTCTAGG GATGAGTGGGTGGTATGTCGTGTGTTCCACAAGGCTACTGGGATAAAGAGGGAACCTACACTACCACCCAACAACCTGGACATTGTTGATGGTGGGATTGATCAGAGCAGCATCCCCATGCCAACACCACTGCAATTTCCCATGCTATTAGACTTTATGATTGACCCAATTGCATCCTACAACTCCACCACTAGCGCAAGCTCTTCATCAGTGCCACCTATGGCATGCATGGGTAGGGTTGGTCTTCAGATGAACAACACCTTATTTGGGAACCCGGTGGATGTGGCACTGCCGATGTCCTTTAACCACCAAATGGACATGGGAGCAGCAGGAACCTTCATTGATGGTGTCACAGAAGAACACTGGGATGAACAATGA